Genomic segment of Aliarcobacter trophiarum LMG 25534:
TTATTTGCTCTATCTACTTTTGCATCGAATATCAAAGTATAATCAACCATTTTCTGAGCAGTTTTAATCAAAGCCTCTTTTAGAGCATTTTCAACATCTGTAATTTTAAGACCTTTTTCATAAGCTATTGAGTCTAAAATATCTATTATTTTATCCATAATTGTATCCTATAGTTTTTTTAACATTGAAATGGTAAGTTTGATTTTCAATGCAAGTTTTAGGGCAATAGTATATCAAAAATACCTTTTATAGAAATTAAAGCAATTTTTCACTAAAATATACGATTATTTGAAAAAAAAGGTTTAATAAAATGGAACTATTAATTGCTAGAAATGAATTAAATGAAAAGCCAAAAAAAGTACAGTTGGAAAAAATCAAAGATGAGTTAAAAAAAGATACTCAAAAAATATTTTACTTTGATAGAGACAACTCTCACAAAGATATGATGGCTTTAGTTGAATCTTTAGAGAAAGAGGGATTTAATATCTACTTTAGAGAGATTAAATTTGGATTAGCTGATGATGAGTATATGTATGAGGTTCATGCACTGTAATATTTATAGTGCCATAAAATATGAGTAAAAAACTATTTATACAAACTTTAGGCTGTCAAATGAATGACACCGATAGTAAGCATATTCAAGCAGAGCTTGAAAAACATAAAGGTTATACAGCAACAAATACTCTTGAAGATGCTGATTTGATTATTATAAACACTTGTAGTGTTAGAGAAAAACCTGTTCAGAAACTATTTTCTGAAATTGGGCAATTTAACAAAAAGAAAAAAGATGGTGCTAAAATTGGAGTTTGTGGATGCACTGCTTCACATTTAGGAAAAGATATTATAAAAAGAGCACCTTATGTTGATTTTGTTTTGGGTGCTAGAAATATCTCAAAAATCAAAGATGTTGTTGATATAAAAGGCTCTGTAGAGATAAGTATTGAAAACGATGACTCTACATATGAGTTTGCAATAGCAAAAAATAACAGCTTTAGAACTAGTGTAAATATATCTGTTGGTTGTGACAAAGAGTGTACATATTGTATAGTTCCTAGTACAAGAGGAGATGAAATATCTATTCCACCTGAAATGATAGTTGCACAAATACAAAAAGCAGTTGATAATGGTGTTGTTGAAGTTGCACTTTTAGGACAAAATGTAAACTCTTATGGGAAAAGATTTAGCTCTAATAGAGAAAAATATAGTTTTACAAAACTACTTCAAGATATATCAAAAATAGATGGTTTAAAACGAATTAGATTTACATCTCCACATCCACTTCACATGGATGATGAGTTTATAGAAGAGTTTGCAAGAAATCCTAAAATTTCTAAATGTATTCATATGCCTTTACAAAGCGGCTCTACAAAGATTTTAAAGGCTATGAAAAGAGGATACACAAAAGAGTGGTTTTTAAATCGAGCTTTTAAAATGAGAGAGTTAATTCCAAATTTAAGAATTACAACAGATATTATTGTAGCTTTCCCAGGGGAAACAGATGAAGACTTTTTAGATACTTTAGATGTTGTAAATCAAGTGAAGTTTGACCAAATTTTTAACTTCAAATACTCTCCAAGACCAAATACAAAAGCTCTTGAACTAAAAGAACAGGAGATTGAAGATAGTGTTGGTAGTGCAAGACTTGAAGAGCTAATCGAACTTCACAAAAGATATTTAGAAAACTCTATGCCAAATATGCTTGGAGAAACTGTAAATATTTTGGTTGAGAGTTTAAAACCAAATGGAGAGGTAAGTGGATACACAGATAACTACTTTTTAGTGTTTACAAAAGGGAGTGATGAGCTACTTGGGAAATTTGTAGATGTAAAAATTACAGAAGTTACAAGAACTTCTTTAAAAGGTGAAATAGTAGCATAATGTGGAAAGAATTTAAGAAAAAATATGCTCCTTATTTACTATATTTAATAGCAAAATTTATATATGTAACAAATAAAAAAATTTATCACCATCCAAAAGATGACAAAGAACCATTTGTTTTATGTATGTGGCATGGTGATTTACTTTCACAAATCTTTAACTATCATCACTTTAGAAAAGGTTGGGTTATAAAAGCTTTGATTAGTGAAAATAGAGATGGAGAGATGATTGCAAAAATCGCTTCGCTTTTTAATTGTGGAGCAATTCGTGGTTCTAGCTCAAATGGTGCATCAAAAGTTTTAATAAGAGCAATAAAAGAGCTAAAAATTGGTAACGATGTAGCAATTACTCCTGATGGTCCAAGAGGTCCACGATATAGTATTGCAGATGGGGTTGTAATAATTTCACAAAAGAGTGGAAAAAAAATTAGATGTTTCAATGCCTTACCTAGCAAATATTGGCAATTTAAATCATGGGATAAATTTGTTTTACCAAAACCTTTTGGTAAAATTAATTTCTACATAAGTGAGCCTTTTAGTGTAGAAGATATGGAACTTGAAACTGCAAAATCTTTTATAAAAGAGAAGATGATGCAACACTCTTTAATATAAATTAGGAAAAAAAATGTTTAAAAAAGAGACTATGTTTATTAATGTTGTAAAACAGAATAATAATCTAAAAGTTGAATATAAAAAATATATAAATAACAAAGAACAAAGTGAAGACAACTCAACATTTTTACTAGATGGTGATATTCTTCCTGATAATATTGTTCAAAAATTAAATAATCTACAAAATGAGAATGATTTAAGCTATATATCGACTCTACTTTTAAGTGACACCACAAAGTTAATCCCAAAATCAATATCACCAAAGGTAAAAGATTGTGAAATTATAAATTTCAACGAAATTTACGATATTGTTGTATTAAAAACAACACTATTTGAAACACAAAACTATTTTGGAAAAACTGGTGTAGATTATATATATTCAGCTTTTCACATAATGAATGCTCATATTCAAAAGCAAAATTCAAAAAACGAGTTACTCTTTTTTATCTATAATGATAGAGCTTATATTTTAATAGTAGATAAAAATAGTAAGATAGTTTATAATGAAGTTGTAGATCTATTAACTTTCGATGCCGTTAAAAGAACTCACTTTTATGAAGATAATTTAGAGGGTCAAAAACTTTTTGATGAGCTTTACTATCTTGAATTAAATGAACTTTTACAAAAAATCTTAAAAAACTTTCATGAGAGCCAAAAAGAGGTTTTTATCCAAAAAATCTCTTTCTTATTTGCTTTAAGAAATCTTACAAAAGAGCAATTAACAAACCTAAGCCTTGAGCTTATGTTAAAAATAGATGACTACTCTGTAGATATTCACGATGAACTTTTTACTCTATCAAGAAATACAAATATTTCAAAAAGCTTTATCGTCCCTAGAAAAAAGAAGAAGAAAAGAGATTCAAGATATATTTTTGTATTTATTCTATTTGCTTTAATGCTTTATGGTGGATATAAAATTTATAATATGATAGATTTTAGATCTTTAGCTGTAAACTTAAATCTAATAGAAGCAAAAAAAAATATTCAACTTGAAAAACTCCCTGACCATATTTTAAATAACAGTAAAATTGAAGAGAGAGTTAAAGCTATTTTCAAAAATATCCCACAAAGTATTGTTATAAATGAATTAACTCTTACAAGTAACACTTTAGAGCTAAAGATTAAATCAAAAGATAGTGAAAATTTAAACCTATTAAAAACAGCTTTAAGTAGTATTTACCAAACTATTGAGACAAAAAAATTAGATGAAAAGCAAGAGAGTGATTTTGAGGCAATTGTTGTAGCAAAAGGTGAAATAGAACTAAAAGATATAATATATGGAATATTTACAAAAGATTATCTACAAGATGAACTTTTTGATAAAGATAGTATTTATGAACAACTAAAAATACTCTTGCCAGAACACTCAATCATAAAATATATTGAAACATACAATGCAAATAAAGTTGAAGTTTTTACTTATAGTGTAAATATAATTATACAAGAACCAAAAGAGTTATTTAATCTATTTACAAATATAAATAGTGAGCTATACTCAATTACTATTTCTAAACCTATTTTAATGAAAAATAGAGATTTAGGTATTGAAGTTGATTTTATAATAGAGTTTAATCAACTAAAAAACTAATCTAAAACTATTTAAAAAAATAGTTTTAGTATTTTGGTTTTAAAATATATAACTTCCCTTTCTCTTTCATTCTTCCAGCATAATTTAAAGCTTCAGCTCCAAATCCCCAAAAAAGGTCAGCTCTTATTTCACCTTTTATTGCTCCACCAACATCAGCTGCTATTGTAAGCTTATTTATAGGCTCTTTAGAGATAGGATTTTGTGTATTTAAAAATACAGGCATTCCTAAAGGAATATATGTTCTATCTACTGCTATATTTCTTTTTGGAGTTAAGACAGTATTTAGAGCTCCTGTTGCTCCTTGATTTGCAACTTTAAAAAAAACATAACTTTCATTTAAATTTAAAATTTTATCTATTGTTGATGGTTTTTTTAGCAACTCCTCTTTTATAGTTTGAACACTTATATCCTCTTTTGAGATTATCTCATTGTCAATAAAATATCTTCCAATACTTGTATATGCTCTTCCGTTTTGTCCTGCATATCCAATATTTAGAATCTCTCCACTATCAAGTTGTATTTTTCCACTTCCTTGAACTTGTAAAAAAAATAGATCTATTTTATCATCCACATAAGCAATTGCTTCAAGATTTTTGTTGTTTGGATTTTTTTCTATAGAGGCTCTTGTATCGTAAGGGATAATCTTTTTACCAACTCTTTTCCCAATAGATTTATACTCTTGTAAACTATTTATATTTGATAAGACTAAATCTTTAGGGATTTTGTAAACTGGATATTTATATCTTTGAGTTTTCTTCAAACTACCATATAATAGTGGCTCATAATACCCTGTTATCATTCCCTCATCATGAAAATCATTGTTATAAAGCTTATATGCATAAAAATTTGATACAAAAAACATAGCTCCATCATTTGTCTGTTGTGCTTTTTGGCAAACATTTTTTAACTCTTCATACCTTTGTGATTTTTGACAATCTTTTCTAAATACTTCTAAAGCATGATTTAGATCATCTTCAAAAAAACCTTTTATTTGAGAGAAAGGAACTTGTTGCATTCCATTTAAAATCTCTTTTTCATATTTTGATTCAAGAGCATTTGAAGAGTATTCTGGTTTTAAAGTTTCATCTTTTTTTGAACAAGAGTTCATTAAAAAAATAAGTAAGCCTAAAACTATTAAGTTTTTCATATACCACATCCCATTTGAGAATTTATTGAATATAACTCTTTTAAACCACAACTTGTACACAAAAACTCAACATCTTTTACACCAGAGCATCCATAATCTTTTAAAACTCTAGGTTTAATTATCTCTTGCGTAAAGTGTGTATTGCTAGTTTTATCAAAAAAAACTTTTTTTGTCTCTTTGCAACTAGGACATGTACCACTTAAAAGTGAAAAAAGGCGATTTTGTTTTGATTTAAAAAAGATATATATTAGAAGTAATATTACTATAAAAATAGTAAAAAGAAGAATAAGTGTCTGCATGAAGTAGAGTTTTACTCTACCTCAGCATCAATTACATCATCATCTTTTTTTGCTTTTGATTGTCCATCTTGAGCTTGACCTTGCTCATCCTCTTTTTTATACATAGCTTCTGCTAATTTATGAGATTTTTCAGTTAAAACTTTCAATTTCTCTTCAATTTGCTCTTTTGTAGCATTTTCATCTTTTAAAACTTCTTCAAGCTCAGCTGCTGCATCAATAATAGCTTTTTTCTCATCTTCACTTATTGCATTTTCATTCTCTTCTAAAGTTTTTCTTGTGCTATGAAGCATTGCATCTGCTTGATTTCTAACTTCAATAAGAGCTTTTTTCTTTGCATCTGTCTCTTTATTTGCTTCAGCTTCAGCAACCATTTTTGCAATCTCATCATCACTTAATCCAGAACTTCCAGAAATTGTAATTTTATTCTCTTTTCCTGTTCCTTTATCCTTTGCACTTACATTTAAAACTCCATTTGCATCTATATCAAATGTTACTTCAATTTGTGGAACACCTCTAGGAGCTGCTGGAATATCAGAAAGTTCAAACATACCTAAAGATTTATTGTCCCTTGCAAACTCTCTTTCTCCTTGAGAAACATGAATAGAAACTGCTGGTTGATTATCATCAGCTGTACTAAATACTTGAGATCTTTTTGCAGGAATTGTTGTACCTTTTTCAATTAATTTTGTCATAACTCCACCTAAAGTCTCAATTCCTAATGAAAGTGGTGTAACATCAAGTAAAAGTACATCTTTTACATCCCCTCTTAAAACTCCAGCTTGTACAGCAGCTCCAGCAGCAACAACTTCATCTGGGTTTACACCTTTATTTAAATCTTTTCCAAAGAAATCTCTTACAACTTGATTTGCTTTTGGTAATCTTGTACTTCCACCAACCATAATAATCTCATCAATTTCACCTTTATCAAGATTTGCCTCTTTTAAAGCTACTTTTATGTGAGCTAAAGTTTCATCTATTAACTTCTCAGTCATTGCTTCAAATTTTGCTCTTGTTAATGATTTTACTAAGTGAATTGGACCTGCATTTCCCATAGAGATAAATGGTAGATTAATCTCTGTTGATTCTGCACTACTTAACTCTTTTTTTGCATTCTCAGCAGCATCTTTTAATCTTTGAAGTGCCATTTTGTCATTTTTAACATCAAAACCATTTTCAGCTTTAAACTCTTCTGCTAACCAATCAATAATTTTATTATCAAAATCATCTCCACCTAAAAATGCATTTCCATCTGTACTTAGAACTTCAAATGTTCCATCTCCAATCTCAAGAACTGTAACGTCAAATGTTCCTCCACCTAAATCGTAAACTAAAACTTTCTCTTCACCTTTTTTATCAAGTCCATAAGCTAAAGATGCAGCTGTTGGTTCATTTATAATTCTTAGAACATTAAGTCCTGCAATTGTTCCAGCTTCTTGAGTAGCTTTTCTTTGTGCATCGTTAAAATATGCAGGAACTGTAATAACAGCATCTGTAACACTACTTCCTAAATACTCTTCTGCATCTGCTTTTAATTTTCCTAATATTTTTGCTGAAATCTCTTGAGGAGTATAAACTTTTCCAGCTATTTCAACTGCTGTTGCTCCATTTCTATCAACAATTTTATATCCTACTTTACTTTGAGCCTCTTTTGCATTTGGTTCATTCATCATTAAACCCATAATTCTCTTTATAGAATAGATAGTTTTTTCAGGATTTGTAATAGCTTGTCTTTTTGCAGGATCACCTACAAGTACTTCACCTTTATCTGTATAAGCAACAATTGAAGGAGTTGTATTTTTTCCCTCTTTATTTGGAATAATTTTTGCCTCTCCATTTTCATAAACTGCAACACAAGAGTTTGTTGTTCCTAAATCTATACCAATAACTTTACTCATTTTTTCTTCCTTTTATTAAGTTTTTTTAATTTTAAATTTTATTTATAGTTTATTGACATTTCGGTCAACTCTCTTATCTTATTTCTAATTAGCTATACTAACCATAGAAGGTCTTAGCAATCTATCTTTTAATAAGTACCCTTTTTGTAACTCTTGGACTATTTTCCCACTCTCATGCTCAGTACTATCTACTTGCATAACTGCATTATGTACATTTGGATCAAATTCACCAGTTGTATCAACTTTTACAATATCATATTTTTCAAAAGTTGTTAAAAAGCTTTTTAGAGTTAGTTCAATTCCCTCTTTTAGTTTTGGTAAAAGCTCTTCCGCACTAATATTTACATCAGCTGATTTCAAAGCCATCTCCAATGTATCAAGAGGAGTTAATAGATCTTTTGCAAACTTCTCACTTGCATAATCTATTGCCATAAATTTCTCTCTTTCTAGCCTTTTTTTGATATTCTCAAAATCAGCATGAACTCTTAAAATCTTCTCTTCACTCTCTTTTAGCTCATTTTCAAGCCTAGAAATAACATCTTCTAAACTTTCAGTTTGGCTCTCTTTACACTCTTGAGACTCTTCACAACAACTTTTAGTCTCTTCTACTTTTTCTTCCAAAACTTCATCTTGTTTTACTTCACTCATTTTTTCTCCTTAATAACTTATAATTTGTTCAAAAAAATATTCATAATCTTTTGATAATTCACCAACAACAAATATTTTTACATCTTCATTATTGATTTTGCAGAATTTACAAATTCCTATATAATTTTGTGGTAAAAAACCATCAAAATATAGCCCCTCTTTTAACTCATCTAAAATTGAGCCTTTTAAAAATCTATCTATTGTAAACTCATCAAAATCAAAATTTAATGCTAAAGATAAAAACTCTTTGTAGTTAAAAATATCAAAATTACTACTTTGTAAACTTTGATTTATTGCACTATAAAGCTCATATGCCCCAACATCTTTTGATACTTTTAAAATATCTTTTAAAGAGCTTTGTAAAAAGTCACTTAAAAATTTATATAATGCTGAGTTATATTTTATACTAACTGCAAAACTAGTAAACTCCAAAATTATATATCTATTTTCAACATTTATGATATTTTGTAAAACATCACTAATCTCTTTTTTTAAAAGAACCGTTAACCCTATTTTATTTGCTAAAAACTCCATAGCTTTTATATTTACACCCAATATTGGAAAATCTAATTTTCCTATCCAATATTGTTTCAAAGCTTCATTTGTAGGAGTTCTTCCACTACTTATATGCTCTTGAGCTAAGAAACCCTCTTCACCCAATTTTTTAAAATAACCTCTAATTGTTGCAGTTGAGTACTCTAATTCATACATAGATTTTAACTCTTTTGAACCTATTGGTTCTAAGTTTTCTATATATGCTTTAATAATAGATTGTAGCAAAAACTCTTTTTTATCTATCATAAAACCCTACTTTTTCAATTTTTAGCACTCTGTTACTCAAACTGCTAAAGAATTATATCTTATTGAGCCAACATTTGTCAAGTCTTATTATAATTTATTTAAAGAATTTTAGATTTTAATGTTTTTGTTTATAAACTCTATTTAACAATCTATCCCATTTATTATCGTTTTGCCAATCTATAACTACCTTATTTGTAAACTTATCAGAACTAAATTGGTACGCATCAATTTCATTAAAAGCTACATTAGGAAGTAGATCAACTCTTTTTGAAAGTGGTAAAACCTTAAAGCTAAGATTATCTAAAACCAAAGGAGATTTATTTTTATCTTCTATATAAAAAAGAACCATATGCATTCCAGAACTAGTTCTCTCTTTTACAACTGCCATATATAGATTTTCTTTTTTTACTCCTAACTCTAAAAGAGTAAAATATTTTGCTATTGCATAATCTTCACAATCACCTCTACCTTTTATTAAAAACTCTTTTGGGGTCATCCAATAATCATCAATTCCTATACTAAAATTATCAAGTTCAGGCAAAGTTCTATTTATAAAGAAGTTTACTCTATCTAGTTTCTCATTTAATGTTAGATTCTTAGTCTTTGCTCTAAACTCTTTATATTTTTCTACTCTTTTATAAATAGCACTTTTTTGTTTTGAACTCTCAATTGTATTTATATCATAGCTATTTAATTTAAGCTCATAAGCAAAACTATTTATGAATAATATAGATATTATAAGATATATCTTTTTCATTTATAAATAATCTTTGCCAAATATAAACCATTTGGACTTATAGGAGTTTTAAAAATACACTTTTCACAATTTAACTGTTGTTTTAAATCATTTATATTTAGCTTTTTATCATTTATTGCCAACAAAAACCCAACCATAAGCCTTATTTGGCTTCTCAAATAAGAGTTTGCACAAAATTTAAATACATAAATATCTCTATATTTATAAAATTTTGTAGAAAATATCTCTCTTTTCGTAATCTCTTTTTGGCTTCCTGTTTTCTGAAAGTATAAGAAATCATAAACTCCTATAAACTCTTTTATTGCACTTCTTAAGAGTGGCTCATCAATATTTTTTATATAAGTTATATATTTTGAATTAAATGGAGTTGTTGGTTTTGTAGTAACTATATATCTATAAATTCTCTTTTTTGCACTAAATCTTGAGTGAAAATCATCTTTTACTTTTACTATATCTTTTATCTTTATTGAATTTGGAAGTCTCTTATTTAAAATCTCTTTCAGTTTATAAAAATCTTCCCAATAATTTGGAACAAAACAGTTAAAAACTTGCCCTGTTGCATGAACATCTCTATCTGTTCTTCCACTTAAAACTATTTTTGTATCAATATTTATACTTTTAAAAGCTCTTAAAAGCTCATCTTCTACTGTTATTTTACTTGGTTGTTTTTGACTTCCTAAAAAAGAGCTTCCATCATAAGAGATAGTAAACTTTAAGTTTATACTCAAAATTAATACTCTTTTTTTGTAGTTTTACTATATATAATATAGCTAAACATAATCCAAATAGTTGGAATTATATATAAAGAGTGTAAAAGTAGCCTCTCTCCTATATATTTTATAAATACATAATATATTACAACTGTTAGTACAGAGTAAACCACTGCTCTGTTTTTTTCATAACGTGGATTAAAATAACCAAAAACTATCACTAAGAATAGAGATATTAGAGGAAATATAGAAGATAAGATATAAAATGAGAAATCATCAATATCTTTGTTATGTTTTAAAGCTCTTTTCCAAAAGTTATAAGATGTATCAAAAGCTTCAATATCTGTGTTTGTAATTGAATCATTTATATACATACTACTATAATCAATTTGACTAAGCTCATTATCATCTATTGCAAAAACCTTTCCATTTATAAGCTTAAAACTCAAATGATTTTTATCATTTTCAAGTAAAGCTTCATCACTTACAATAAAATTTTCTGAATTTTTTTCACTCTTAAATAGAGTAACCTCTTTATAAATATTTTCATTTTTTTTATTTATATAAATCAACCAATCTCCAAATTTTTGTCCAAATTCACTCTCTTTTATATTAAAATTTGCCTCTTTTTTCTTAATTTCAGAGAATGATTTTGTTAAATATTTTGTTTTTGGAATAAGTCCCAAAGATATTATTAGTAAAAATATAGTTAAAAAAGCTGTCACTGGAAATAATATTTTGATTATATTTAGTGGATTTAGACCATAAGATGTGATAACAACGAGCTCATACTCACTTGATAACTTTGATAAACAAATTGCTAATGACATAAAAAATGATATAGGTAAAGTATAAAATACAACTTGTGGAATTGAATAGATATAAAGTTTTAAGAGTTCAAAAGATGTCATAGTAATAACAGAAGTAAGACTTGCAATTTTAACCAAAAAAACAACAGAAGTTATAAAAAACAGTCCTAAAAATATAGGGAAAAAGCTAATTGCTAGTTGTGAATGTAAATAGTTACTTAATCTCAATAAAAATCCTTAATAATATTTGATAAATTAAAAAAATACTCCAATAAAAAACCAAAAACCAAAAATGGAATAAAAGGTATTTCAATTTCATTTTTTCTATTCTTTAAATAAATTGCATAAAATATGGTCAAAATTGCACTTAAGAATATTGCAATAAATGTATTATAAACTCCTAAAATTACACTAAAAGATGCGATTAAAGGAATATCTCCTTCCCCTAATGCCATTTGAGTCTTTAAACTTTCATCTTTTAGTAATCTTGACTTTATATTCTGTATATAAAATGTAACTAAGAAATTTAGTATTACAAAAGCTCCAGCAACTATAAAAGCACTTTGAAGTGCTTCATAAATATCTAGTTTTGTAATAAAAAAAGATGTCAAAAAAGAGAACAGTAAAAGATAATCTGGCACAGCTTTATATCTAAAATCATATATAGTTAGAACAACTAAATTTATTATAAAAAGTACAAAAACTATAGTCTGAAAAAGATTAAACTCCACCAAATCGTCTCTCTCTTTTTTTATAATCGCTTATTATATCTTCTAGCTCATTTATTGAAAAATCTGGCCAAAGTGTAGATGTAAAAAACATCTCAGCATAGGCATTTTGCCATAACAAATAGTTTGAAAGTCGTATCTCCCCACTTGTTCTTATAAGTAAATCTACATTTGGCATAAAATATGTATCAAGGCAAGATTCAAAGTTTTGCTCATTTACTTCAAGATTTTTTTCATTTAGCTTTTTTATAGCTCTTATTATCTCATCTTTTGAGCCATAATTTAATGCTAAAACTTGTGTGAGAGAGCTACATTGCTTTGTCTTCTCTTCAATATCTTTTATAGTAACTTGCAAAGATTTAGAAAAACGGCTTAAATCTCCAATAGCTTTAAATCTTATACTATTTTCTAGAAAAGTATCTAACTCATTTTTTAGATACTTTTCTAAAAGCTTCATCAAAAACTCAACTTCTAATTTAGGTCTTGTCCAGTTTTCAGTTGAAAAGGCATAAAGAGTAAGATATTTTACCCCTATTTTTGCACAATGTTTTGTAATGTTTCTCACAACTTTTGCACCCTCTTCATGACCAGCTGTTCTTTTAAATCCTCGCTCTTTTGCCCATCTTCCATTTCCATCCATGATTATTGCAATATGAGTGGGCAAATTTATACTACTCATTTGTAAACTCTTTTTGCAAAACTTCTAAAAGTTTTAGTGAGATATCTAGTTTTTCTCCACTAAAATCAAAACTTTTATTGTTTAAGATTAACTCTACAGTATTTGTATCACTTCCAAAAGT
This window contains:
- a CDS encoding HP0268 family nuclease, which gives rise to MELLIARNELNEKPKKVQLEKIKDELKKDTQKIFYFDRDNSHKDMMALVESLEKEGFNIYFREIKFGLADDEYMYEVHAL
- the miaB gene encoding tRNA (N6-isopentenyl adenosine(37)-C2)-methylthiotransferase MiaB codes for the protein MSKKLFIQTLGCQMNDTDSKHIQAELEKHKGYTATNTLEDADLIIINTCSVREKPVQKLFSEIGQFNKKKKDGAKIGVCGCTASHLGKDIIKRAPYVDFVLGARNISKIKDVVDIKGSVEISIENDDSTYEFAIAKNNSFRTSVNISVGCDKECTYCIVPSTRGDEISIPPEMIVAQIQKAVDNGVVEVALLGQNVNSYGKRFSSNREKYSFTKLLQDISKIDGLKRIRFTSPHPLHMDDEFIEEFARNPKISKCIHMPLQSGSTKILKAMKRGYTKEWFLNRAFKMRELIPNLRITTDIIVAFPGETDEDFLDTLDVVNQVKFDQIFNFKYSPRPNTKALELKEQEIEDSVGSARLEELIELHKRYLENSMPNMLGETVNILVESLKPNGEVSGYTDNYFLVFTKGSDELLGKFVDVKITEVTRTSLKGEIVA
- a CDS encoding lysophospholipid acyltransferase family protein; amino-acid sequence: MWKEFKKKYAPYLLYLIAKFIYVTNKKIYHHPKDDKEPFVLCMWHGDLLSQIFNYHHFRKGWVIKALISENRDGEMIAKIASLFNCGAIRGSSSNGASKVLIRAIKELKIGNDVAITPDGPRGPRYSIADGVVIISQKSGKKIRCFNALPSKYWQFKSWDKFVLPKPFGKINFYISEPFSVEDMELETAKSFIKEKMMQHSLI
- the mltA gene encoding murein transglycosylase A, with translation MKNLIVLGLLIFLMNSCSKKDETLKPEYSSNALESKYEKEILNGMQQVPFSQIKGFFEDDLNHALEVFRKDCQKSQRYEELKNVCQKAQQTNDGAMFFVSNFYAYKLYNNDFHDEGMITGYYEPLLYGSLKKTQRYKYPVYKIPKDLVLSNINSLQEYKSIGKRVGKKIIPYDTRASIEKNPNNKNLEAIAYVDDKIDLFFLQVQGSGKIQLDSGEILNIGYAGQNGRAYTSIGRYFIDNEIISKEDISVQTIKEELLKKPSTIDKILNLNESYVFFKVANQGATGALNTVLTPKRNIAVDRTYIPLGMPVFLNTQNPISKEPINKLTIAADVGGAIKGEIRADLFWGFGAEALNYAGRMKEKGKLYILKPKY
- the dnaK gene encoding molecular chaperone DnaK, with the protein product MSKVIGIDLGTTNSCVAVYENGEAKIIPNKEGKNTTPSIVAYTDKGEVLVGDPAKRQAITNPEKTIYSIKRIMGLMMNEPNAKEAQSKVGYKIVDRNGATAVEIAGKVYTPQEISAKILGKLKADAEEYLGSSVTDAVITVPAYFNDAQRKATQEAGTIAGLNVLRIINEPTAASLAYGLDKKGEEKVLVYDLGGGTFDVTVLEIGDGTFEVLSTDGNAFLGGDDFDNKIIDWLAEEFKAENGFDVKNDKMALQRLKDAAENAKKELSSAESTEINLPFISMGNAGPIHLVKSLTRAKFEAMTEKLIDETLAHIKVALKEANLDKGEIDEIIMVGGSTRLPKANQVVRDFFGKDLNKGVNPDEVVAAGAAVQAGVLRGDVKDVLLLDVTPLSLGIETLGGVMTKLIEKGTTIPAKRSQVFSTADDNQPAVSIHVSQGEREFARDNKSLGMFELSDIPAAPRGVPQIEVTFDIDANGVLNVSAKDKGTGKENKITISGSSGLSDDEIAKMVAEAEANKETDAKKKALIEVRNQADAMLHSTRKTLEENENAISEDEKKAIIDAAAELEEVLKDENATKEQIEEKLKVLTEKSHKLAEAMYKKEDEQGQAQDGQSKAKKDDDVIDAEVE
- the grpE gene encoding nucleotide exchange factor GrpE yields the protein MSEVKQDEVLEEKVEETKSCCEESQECKESQTESLEDVISRLENELKESEEKILRVHADFENIKKRLEREKFMAIDYASEKFAKDLLTPLDTLEMALKSADVNISAEELLPKLKEGIELTLKSFLTTFEKYDIVKVDTTGEFDPNVHNAVMQVDSTEHESGKIVQELQKGYLLKDRLLRPSMVSIAN
- a CDS encoding heat-shock protein → MIDKKEFLLQSIIKAYIENLEPIGSKELKSMYELEYSTATIRGYFKKLGEEGFLAQEHISSGRTPTNEALKQYWIGKLDFPILGVNIKAMEFLANKIGLTVLLKKEISDVLQNIINVENRYIILEFTSFAVSIKYNSALYKFLSDFLQSSLKDILKVSKDVGAYELYSAINQSLQSSNFDIFNYKEFLSLALNFDFDEFTIDRFLKGSILDELKEGLYFDGFLPQNYIGICKFCKINNEDVKIFVVGELSKDYEYFFEQIISY
- a CDS encoding transglutaminase-like cysteine peptidase; translated protein: MKKIYLIISILFINSFAYELKLNSYDINTIESSKQKSAIYKRVEKYKEFRAKTKNLTLNEKLDRVNFFINRTLPELDNFSIGIDDYWMTPKEFLIKGRGDCEDYAIAKYFTLLELGVKKENLYMAVVKERTSSGMHMVLFYIEDKNKSPLVLDNLSFKVLPLSKRVDLLPNVAFNEIDAYQFSSDKFTNKVVIDWQNDNKWDRLLNRVYKQKH
- the truA gene encoding tRNA pseudouridine(38-40) synthase TruA, producing the protein MSINLKFTISYDGSSFLGSQKQPSKITVEDELLRAFKSINIDTKIVLSGRTDRDVHATGQVFNCFVPNYWEDFYKLKEILNKRLPNSIKIKDIVKVKDDFHSRFSAKKRIYRYIVTTKPTTPFNSKYITYIKNIDEPLLRSAIKEFIGVYDFLYFQKTGSQKEITKREIFSTKFYKYRDIYVFKFCANSYLRSQIRLMVGFLLAINDKKLNINDLKQQLNCEKCIFKTPISPNGLYLAKIIYK